Proteins encoded together in one Thalassotalea crassostreae window:
- a CDS encoding right-handed parallel beta-helix repeat-containing protein: MKTALISSFLTIPIWLLTACGTNTDNASNGRYADSTASTDSLQHTVIHISPHGTVNGNGTIKQPLNSLKSARDKIRQLKNLGVKGSFEVLVGAGDYLHLEGLTLTEQDSGTTDSPIVYRALKGVKARFFGGTLLDPNAFYPLARDSEFAQRLVDPNAAAHIKVINLKQQGVNDLGKLTSHAWGLEPENRVPPAMLTIGGHRMSLARWPNHNAPNTTLKVTKRMQGLDLDRDDFRGFASYNKVIDKGIGKRALSKKAIKKGWQHSHQLMNGGGTVEVEFDRMKHWYNTGNIFIDGVVSSSWEWTYNRLRNIDVEKKQFTLELGAALTGVGDKLKASHFFFDNVAEELDQSGEYFIDRNTNLLYLYPPASFEQQAIVISSLNKPAISAKEVNYVRFENLTFDTGRNLFAEFINSSGIEIINNTITNFVKGGVDVKGNNNLVQGNEIYSIGGYGVRVNGGNLKTLEHSNNVVHYNHIHNFGWDQRSQIPAIYLQGVGNLVAHNKINDGPHFAIRIKGGNDNIIEYNEIFDVVKYHKFDGGALYIYNTKVPEQRGSIIRKNYFHNIPNKRHGVYIDNHSMGIRVEDNLFVGVEAPVNINSGHHNQVNRNIMINSPSPIRNSKFSFQKVYNEAMKQSWQKISNKFINKIESLPHRKYPTFIAWLNMSDEEKRKGVSYGQDNIFYNPDVPLAKFAANGIEDQMKTFVSKNNLQLNHDPGFANAKTGDYSIDAKLNPAGFSFDIKQAGLEGRQVGTR; encoded by the coding sequence ATGAAAACCGCACTAATTTCTTCCTTTTTAACAATACCAATATGGTTATTAACAGCATGTGGCACAAACACTGATAACGCCTCTAATGGCCGCTATGCAGATTCAACCGCCTCAACAGATTCATTACAACACACAGTGATACATATAAGCCCTCACGGAACTGTAAACGGTAATGGTACGATTAAACAACCGTTAAACTCATTAAAGAGTGCCCGCGATAAAATACGCCAGTTAAAAAATCTTGGTGTTAAAGGTTCATTCGAGGTTCTAGTTGGCGCAGGTGATTATCTTCACTTAGAAGGGTTAACGCTTACAGAGCAGGATTCTGGCACGACTGACTCTCCTATAGTTTATCGTGCGCTTAAGGGGGTTAAGGCTCGCTTCTTTGGTGGTACACTACTCGACCCCAATGCATTTTATCCGCTCGCCCGCGATTCAGAGTTCGCACAACGTTTAGTCGACCCTAACGCCGCGGCTCACATTAAAGTTATCAACCTTAAACAACAAGGTGTTAATGACTTAGGAAAGCTCACTTCTCACGCTTGGGGCTTAGAGCCTGAAAACCGTGTGCCACCCGCTATGCTTACCATTGGTGGTCACCGTATGTCATTGGCTCGTTGGCCAAATCATAATGCACCAAATACGACTCTTAAAGTAACTAAACGTATGCAGGGACTCGATCTTGACAGAGATGATTTTCGCGGCTTTGCTTCTTATAACAAAGTCATTGATAAAGGCATTGGTAAACGTGCATTATCAAAAAAAGCCATTAAAAAAGGCTGGCAGCACTCGCACCAACTTATGAATGGTGGTGGTACTGTAGAGGTTGAATTTGACAGAATGAAGCATTGGTACAACACCGGTAATATATTCATTGATGGTGTTGTGTCGTCTAGTTGGGAGTGGACTTATAACCGGCTACGCAACATTGATGTAGAAAAAAAGCAGTTCACCTTAGAATTGGGGGCGGCTTTAACAGGCGTGGGCGATAAATTAAAGGCTTCACATTTTTTCTTCGATAACGTTGCAGAAGAGCTCGACCAATCGGGTGAATATTTTATTGATCGTAACACCAATCTACTCTATTTGTACCCGCCAGCTAGTTTTGAACAGCAAGCTATTGTCATTTCTTCATTAAATAAACCTGCTATAAGCGCTAAAGAAGTGAATTATGTTAGATTTGAAAATCTCACCTTTGATACTGGCCGCAACTTATTTGCCGAATTTATCAACTCCTCAGGCATTGAAATTATTAACAATACCATTACCAACTTTGTAAAAGGCGGGGTTGACGTAAAAGGTAATAATAACCTAGTCCAAGGTAACGAAATTTATAGCATTGGTGGCTATGGTGTGAGAGTTAACGGTGGTAATTTGAAAACACTTGAGCACTCTAATAATGTTGTTCATTATAATCACATTCACAATTTTGGCTGGGATCAACGCTCTCAAATTCCGGCAATTTACCTTCAAGGTGTTGGTAACCTTGTTGCCCACAATAAAATTAACGATGGCCCACACTTTGCAATTCGCATTAAAGGTGGCAACGATAATATTATTGAATACAATGAGATATTTGATGTTGTAAAATACCACAAGTTCGATGGCGGTGCGCTCTATATCTATAATACCAAGGTGCCTGAACAACGTGGCAGTATAATTCGTAAAAATTACTTCCATAACATTCCTAATAAACGTCATGGTGTCTATATAGACAATCACAGCATGGGCATACGTGTTGAGGATAATCTTTTTGTTGGTGTAGAAGCTCCAGTTAATATAAATTCAGGCCATCACAATCAAGTCAACCGCAATATCATGATTAATAGTCCATCGCCGATTCGCAACTCTAAGTTTTCATTCCAGAAAGTTTATAACGAGGCAATGAAGCAATCATGGCAAAAAATATCGAATAAATTTATAAATAAAATCGAAAGCCTTCCACACCGCAAATACCCTACGTTCATCGCGTGGCTTAACATGAGTGATGAAGAAAAACGTAAAGGCGTAAGTTATGGGCAAGATAATATATTTTATAACCCAGATGTCCCACTGGCTAAATTTGCTGCAAACGGAATTGAAGATCAAATGAAAACATTCGTGTCGAAAAATAATCTACAACTTAACCATGACCCGGGGTTTGCCAATGCCAAAACTGGGGATTACAGTATTGATGCGAAACTAAACCCTGCTGGGTTTAGTTTCGATATAAAACAAGCTGGCCTTGAAGGTAGACAAGTCGGTACACGGTAG
- a CDS encoding alpha-L-fucosidase gives MKLSKLTLATLLVSAQLASFNASAQNYDANWDSLSEKPLPEWVVDAKFGIYTHWGVYSVPAHGGPDYAPNLYSHKRDVKGAYSYHKEKYGDLDKVGYTDLIKKFTAPKFDAKNWAAVMHNAGAKFGGISVVHHDGFLLWDSKVSRWNSKKMGPKRDVYGEIAEAIREYPDMKLVATMHHGRSPGWKTKFLPKDSKDEAKNWDMSNPEYSDFFWDRKDKDVLKQFDKDWEKKVHEIVDNYQPDLLWFDGLRQAMKSDHPSENTVLNSLSYFYNEAEKRKQEVVLANKHAGKFNFPENVGLRSFEGGRDMPEHIEGYYLTDRAIGYPWSYVNNKTYRDGADFHVDFLIDNVSRGGIYLMSLTPKGDGSIPEGELEITKGIGRWLDANGEAIYGTRRYSVFGEGKHLIYKKLKKGKTIYAWDYRILGSDDIRFTQKDNNLYAMVLGTPESKKLTIKTLNNDYNISSNNKITNVSLLDSDKTVKWSRDNNGLHIQFPQGYDGEFAHAFKIEVAGDLIVTEPDKENIVKLKKLKKITLEPEDEIKVVNADK, from the coding sequence ATGAAATTATCTAAATTAACACTAGCGACTTTACTAGTATCAGCTCAACTTGCTTCATTTAATGCTAGTGCTCAAAACTATGATGCAAACTGGGATTCTTTATCTGAAAAACCATTACCAGAATGGGTAGTCGATGCTAAGTTTGGTATTTATACTCACTGGGGTGTTTACTCTGTGCCAGCTCACGGTGGCCCCGATTACGCGCCTAATTTATATAGTCATAAAAGAGACGTCAAAGGCGCGTACAGCTACCATAAAGAAAAATATGGTGACTTAGATAAAGTTGGCTATACCGATCTAATTAAAAAATTCACGGCGCCAAAATTCGATGCAAAAAATTGGGCAGCAGTTATGCACAATGCCGGCGCTAAATTTGGTGGCATAAGTGTCGTTCACCATGACGGTTTTTTACTGTGGGATTCAAAAGTAAGTCGTTGGAATTCAAAAAAAATGGGGCCTAAACGTGACGTTTACGGCGAAATTGCCGAAGCGATTCGCGAATATCCAGATATGAAATTAGTTGCAACTATGCACCATGGTCGCTCGCCAGGTTGGAAAACTAAATTCTTACCAAAAGACTCTAAAGATGAAGCTAAAAACTGGGACATGTCTAATCCGGAATACAGTGATTTTTTCTGGGACCGTAAAGATAAAGATGTATTAAAGCAATTTGATAAAGACTGGGAAAAGAAAGTTCACGAAATTGTTGACAATTACCAACCTGATCTACTTTGGTTTGACGGCTTACGTCAAGCAATGAAAAGTGATCACCCGTCGGAAAATACGGTTTTAAATAGTTTAAGTTATTTTTATAACGAAGCAGAAAAACGAAAGCAAGAAGTTGTATTAGCGAATAAACACGCCGGTAAATTTAACTTTCCTGAAAATGTAGGTCTGCGCTCTTTTGAAGGCGGTCGAGATATGCCTGAGCATATTGAAGGTTACTACCTTACAGATAGAGCAATTGGCTACCCTTGGTCATACGTAAATAATAAAACTTACCGTGACGGAGCAGATTTTCACGTTGATTTCTTAATCGATAACGTGTCTCGTGGCGGTATTTATTTAATGTCATTAACACCAAAAGGTGATGGTTCAATCCCAGAGGGCGAACTTGAAATTACCAAAGGCATTGGTCGTTGGTTAGATGCTAATGGTGAAGCAATTTACGGCACACGTCGTTACTCTGTGTTTGGTGAAGGTAAGCATTTAATCTACAAAAAGCTTAAGAAAGGAAAAACCATTTACGCTTGGGATTACCGTATTTTAGGTAGTGACGATATTCGCTTCACCCAAAAAGACAATAACCTTTATGCGATGGTGCTTGGTACGCCAGAAAGTAAAAAGTTAACGATTAAAACATTAAACAATGATTATAATATTTCAAGCAATAACAAAATAACCAATGTTAGTTTGCTTGATAGTGATAAGACTGTGAAATGGTCAAGAGATAACAATGGTTTGCACATTCAATTCCCACAAGGCTATGACGGTGAGTTTGCTCATGCTTTTAAAATTGAAGTCGCTGGCGATTTAATCGTAACGGAACCAGATAAAGAAAATATCGTTAAGTTGAAAAAACTTAAAAAGATCACATTAGAGCCAGAAGACGAAATTAAAGTCGTCAACGCTGATAAGTAA
- a CDS encoding sulfatase, whose product MKKQYHKIQKLLLPLLAVSSFGLEAAEVKTADKAERPNIILLLTDDQSYHSVGYSGNHQVKTPNIDALAERGVIFDRAYDTTSICMASRAQVFTGMYEYKTGANFTHGPLAPEKWQQSYQVLLRDAGYFTGFVGKFGFAVKDVEKGSSYKKDDDLPINDFDVWYGWPSQGNYATAKNKSVAKFAKQYPHTTKAVGAASIDFIEQAKKTDKPFLLSVSFKAPHKAFTPDPAYDHVYADTVWEEPKNFGENGAKHIPEQAKGGRQYRTMKDFVPEKFQTNMRKYHQLVYGVDQAVGMITEALEQQGLSDNTVILFLSDNGYSLGAHNMSGKVLPYEEPSRTPMVVYDPRLPSLGKNNRVQSVTSNLDMAPTIFELSGVKTPSNVDGKSLLPLLKNPDQKVQDNVMLINAWGSSPTHSLTVVTDKYKYIYWPFSHGMEPAEELYDLSKDQHEMVNQLNNPEYAKQLKMMREKFDAGVVKWQTETVSTGNYPAFGKMFDRSLAWEEKLSHLDSRMQRKYVDWQASEKSEKDKSKKNKDKNRKNKKDKKNKNSKSTSIETK is encoded by the coding sequence ATGAAAAAGCAATACCACAAAATACAAAAGTTGTTACTCCCGTTGTTAGCAGTAAGCTCGTTCGGACTTGAAGCTGCTGAGGTCAAAACAGCTGATAAAGCTGAGCGACCAAATATCATATTATTATTAACTGATGATCAAAGTTATCATTCCGTTGGCTACTCTGGTAACCATCAAGTTAAAACACCGAATATTGACGCATTAGCAGAGCGTGGGGTTATTTTCGATAGAGCCTATGACACCACATCTATTTGTATGGCGAGTAGAGCGCAAGTTTTTACCGGCATGTATGAATATAAAACTGGTGCCAACTTTACCCATGGACCGCTAGCACCTGAAAAATGGCAGCAGTCTTATCAGGTACTTTTACGTGATGCTGGCTACTTTACTGGTTTTGTAGGTAAATTTGGTTTTGCCGTAAAGGATGTTGAAAAAGGTAGCTCTTATAAGAAGGACGACGATTTACCTATTAACGATTTTGATGTTTGGTATGGCTGGCCGTCGCAAGGAAACTACGCAACGGCGAAAAACAAGTCTGTAGCAAAGTTTGCTAAACAATATCCTCATACAACAAAAGCTGTTGGCGCAGCATCGATAGACTTTATAGAACAAGCGAAAAAAACAGATAAGCCTTTTCTTTTATCAGTAAGTTTTAAAGCACCGCATAAAGCATTTACACCGGATCCAGCATATGACCACGTCTACGCTGACACCGTTTGGGAAGAGCCAAAGAACTTTGGTGAGAATGGCGCAAAACATATACCTGAACAAGCGAAAGGTGGTCGTCAGTACCGCACTATGAAAGATTTCGTTCCTGAAAAGTTTCAGACTAATATGCGAAAATATCACCAATTAGTATATGGCGTTGATCAAGCTGTAGGTATGATCACTGAAGCACTTGAGCAACAAGGTTTATCAGATAACACCGTGATCCTATTTTTAAGTGACAATGGTTACAGTCTTGGCGCGCATAACATGAGTGGTAAAGTTCTGCCTTACGAAGAGCCATCTCGTACCCCTATGGTTGTTTACGATCCACGCTTACCTTCATTAGGAAAAAATAATAGAGTTCAAAGTGTTACCAGTAACTTAGATATGGCACCGACAATATTTGAACTTTCAGGTGTTAAAACACCGAGCAATGTTGACGGTAAAAGTTTACTGCCTCTGCTTAAGAATCCAGATCAAAAAGTTCAAGACAATGTCATGCTAATCAATGCGTGGGGAAGCTCTCCAACGCACTCACTTACCGTAGTCACTGACAAATACAAATATATCTACTGGCCTTTTTCACACGGTATGGAACCAGCTGAAGAATTGTATGACCTTAGCAAAGACCAACATGAAATGGTAAATCAATTAAATAACCCTGAGTATGCAAAGCAATTAAAAATGATGCGTGAAAAGTTTGACGCTGGTGTTGTTAAGTGGCAAACAGAAACCGTTAGTACGGGTAACTACCCAGCCTTTGGTAAAATGTTTGATCGCAGCCTAGCCTGGGAAGAAAAGTTAAGCCATTTGGATTCACGAATGCAAAGAAAATACGTTGACTGGCAAGCCTCTGAAAAGTCAGAAAAAGACAAGAGTAAAAAAAATAAAGATAAAAACAGAAAAAATAAGAAAGACAAAAAAAACAAGAACTCTAAATCAACGTCTATAGAAACCAAATAG
- a CDS encoding thrombospondin type 3 repeat-containing protein: MNKFKYNKIAVTIGAVLSMTSFSSMAAFNYVTNGDFETGVIETVPDSDPVEYVNWVPTHSHIVPSIIMDTGYEGAQESFVLQIFGEGGRDGHSKAAKLAVELVPGGSYTLTGMVKIDAVDGTTTKVMISYSYQSLVVDAYVTSTVNGDKVDSDGVWLPYTLQIDIPADAAADKPIKIFPKSAGSGDTKNVNIYLDDLVIVSNDVEVDTDEDGLPDSIDPDDDNDGFSDVDELAAGTDPLDDQDKPADFDGDFIPDASDPDDDNDTYNDDIEILAGSDPLDDTSIPANTDGDEELDYIDEDDDNDGFTDVDEIAAGTDPLNNSDVPDDLDGDFVSDVTDPDIDGDGVLNDEDGDPRDPLVGKDDFDDDGYSDSDEIAAESDPEDPLDTPADNDGDFISDVTDTDDDNDGVSDVDEVAAGTDPFLDTSFPLDTDLDGTYDWEDTDDDNDGFTDEDETAAGSDPLLIDDVPADLDGDFISDVTDTDIDGDGFTNDDEISAGTDPLLVDDVPADLDGDFISDVTDTDIDGDGIENDLDYYPYDPNLSAEPAGSKLSKTDSYGNRAGRDYWSAYDILGQRLDIMRLPVSASVGLPEGDEAGTANYEEIEAWLAENSDWKWATNEQYEAIHGFFDGSNLENVDAFFELNGFEWSTWARPGKPSKWLPLTLDATLVDVSVPVEPGTTKLPVLKYTVSEEAFTTVISTSDSFSVSGVASAPLLVRVVTFDPLGDNDGDGYINDEDAFMDDPNEWIDTDGDGVGDNGDVFPDDPAESGDADGDGIGDNADDDSDNDGVPNETDSFPLDNEQSISVSIARFVESPEQVGTNIVEGESLTFNVNIIGSDGLSKGQSTLSHSWKQLSGPTIEFTETESGINIAALPNVQVDEEVVFELTISNDVHTTTVLKTFTLSAIPSFVSSSVDLIGARASEDDAGNKVISLKPGDVIELDGSASTDNLGADLSFRWVQTRGPVINIVNSNKSIASFKVPKRDKHSTSIGIKLIVSNGQSHEGAESVSVVNADIESSSDSGGSFGIWGMLLAGIALMRRKL; the protein is encoded by the coding sequence ATGAATAAATTTAAATATAACAAAATTGCTGTAACCATTGGGGCGGTATTATCGATGACTAGTTTTTCATCAATGGCTGCATTTAACTATGTAACAAATGGTGATTTTGAAACTGGCGTTATAGAAACGGTTCCTGATAGCGATCCTGTTGAATACGTCAATTGGGTGCCTACTCATAGTCATATTGTTCCTTCGATAATAATGGATACTGGTTATGAAGGCGCACAAGAAAGTTTCGTATTGCAAATTTTTGGTGAGGGCGGTCGCGATGGACATTCAAAGGCGGCAAAACTAGCCGTTGAATTGGTGCCAGGTGGGTCATATACATTAACAGGCATGGTGAAAATTGACGCTGTAGACGGTACCACTACTAAAGTAATGATTAGTTATTCTTATCAAAGTTTAGTCGTCGATGCTTATGTGACTTCAACGGTCAATGGCGACAAAGTAGACTCTGATGGTGTATGGCTTCCATATACATTACAAATCGATATTCCTGCAGACGCTGCAGCAGACAAGCCTATCAAGATCTTTCCAAAATCAGCGGGTAGCGGTGACACTAAAAACGTTAATATTTACTTAGATGATCTCGTGATTGTAAGTAACGACGTTGAAGTTGATACCGACGAAGATGGTTTGCCTGACTCAATTGACCCTGATGATGATAATGATGGTTTTTCTGATGTCGATGAACTTGCTGCGGGTACCGACCCATTAGATGATCAAGATAAACCTGCCGATTTTGACGGCGACTTTATTCCTGATGCGAGTGATCCTGATGACGATAACGATACTTACAATGATGATATTGAAATATTAGCAGGCTCTGATCCTTTGGATGATACCAGTATTCCGGCAAATACGGATGGTGATGAAGAATTAGATTACATAGATGAAGACGATGATAATGATGGTTTTACAGACGTTGATGAGATAGCTGCGGGTACAGACCCTCTTAATAATAGTGATGTTCCAGATGATTTAGATGGTGATTTTGTTTCTGATGTGACTGATCCTGATATTGATGGCGATGGTGTTCTAAATGACGAAGATGGCGACCCTCGTGATCCATTAGTTGGCAAAGATGATTTCGATGACGATGGCTATTCTGATAGTGATGAAATAGCTGCGGAATCAGACCCTGAAGACCCTTTAGATACACCAGCAGATAATGATGGTGACTTTATTTCTGATGTAACTGATACTGATGATGATAATGATGGTGTTAGTGATGTTGACGAAGTTGCGGCAGGTACTGATCCATTTTTAGACACAAGTTTTCCTTTAGATACCGATTTAGATGGCACCTATGACTGGGAAGATACCGATGACGACAATGATGGCTTTACCGATGAAGATGAAACAGCTGCCGGTTCGGACCCTTTGCTTATTGATGATGTTCCCGCCGACTTAGATGGCGATTTTATTTCAGATGTTACAGATACAGATATTGATGGCGATGGATTTACTAATGACGATGAAATATCTGCTGGCACAGATCCTTTACTTGTTGATGATGTACCTGCCGATTTAGATGGTGATTTTATTTCTGATGTGACTGATACAGATATCGATGGTGATGGTATAGAAAATGATTTAGATTACTACCCATATGATCCAAACTTATCAGCAGAGCCAGCAGGTTCTAAACTTTCAAAAACTGATTCTTATGGCAATCGAGCCGGACGAGATTACTGGTCAGCATACGATATATTAGGTCAACGTTTAGATATCATGCGTCTACCGGTTAGTGCAAGTGTAGGCTTACCTGAAGGTGATGAAGCAGGTACTGCAAACTATGAAGAAATTGAAGCATGGTTAGCAGAGAATTCGGATTGGAAATGGGCTACCAATGAACAGTATGAAGCAATACATGGCTTCTTTGATGGCAGTAATTTAGAAAATGTAGACGCTTTTTTCGAGTTGAATGGTTTCGAGTGGTCGACTTGGGCAAGACCAGGTAAACCGTCTAAGTGGTTACCGTTAACATTAGACGCAACGCTAGTTGATGTTAGTGTTCCAGTAGAACCTGGAACAACAAAACTCCCCGTTCTTAAATATACGGTATCAGAAGAGGCATTTACTACCGTAATTAGCACCTCAGACAGTTTTAGTGTTTCAGGTGTAGCATCAGCTCCGTTATTAGTACGCGTTGTAACTTTTGACCCACTTGGCGACAACGATGGAGATGGCTACATAAATGATGAAGATGCATTTATGGACGATCCAAATGAGTGGATTGATACTGATGGTGATGGCGTAGGTGATAATGGTGATGTATTCCCTGACGATCCTGCAGAAAGTGGTGACGCTGATGGCGATGGTATTGGTGACAATGCTGATGATGACTCGGACAACGACGGCGTGCCAAATGAGACTGATAGTTTCCCATTAGATAATGAGCAAAGTATTTCAGTAAGTATTGCTCGTTTTGTTGAATCGCCTGAACAAGTAGGTACAAATATCGTTGAAGGTGAATCATTAACATTTAATGTAAATATAATTGGCTCTGATGGCTTATCGAAAGGTCAATCAACGTTAAGCCATAGTTGGAAACAACTTTCAGGTCCAACTATAGAGTTTACTGAGACTGAATCGGGAATCAATATTGCCGCACTTCCTAATGTTCAAGTAGACGAAGAAGTCGTATTTGAGTTAACTATTAGCAATGACGTTCATACCACTACAGTGTTAAAAACATTTACGCTTAGTGCGATACCGTCTTTTGTTTCTTCGAGTGTCGATTTGATTGGAGCGAGAGCGAGTGAAGATGACGCCGGTAATAAGGTTATTAGCTTAAAGCCTGGTGACGTTATTGAACTTGATGGCAGTGCTTCAACTGATAATTTAGGTGCTGATTTATCGTTTAGATGGGTGCAAACACGTGGTCCGGTGATCAATATTGTTAATTCAAACAAAAGTATCGCCAGTTTTAAAGTTCCAAAACGTGACAAACACTCGACAAGCATTGGTATTAAATTAATCGTATCTAATGGTCAATCCCATGAAGGCGCAGAATCTGTTTCTGTTGTTAACGCTGATATCGAAAGCAGCAGTGACAGTGGTGGTTCATTTGGCATCTGGGGTATGTTACTCGCTGGTATTGCGTTAATGAGACGAAAACTATAA
- a CDS encoding sulfatase: MKSKIIITMNKLMLASSMAVTLASCSSAENKHAQETTTYAKYTKPNILFIMSDDHTRQAIGAYGGHLAPLNPTPTIDALAKQGTRFDNVFVTNSICTPSRASIITGQYSQTNGALDLDGKIGAEQQYLPTLMSAAGYETAMIGKWHLKKEPLAFDYYKVLPNQGKYFDPVFRDINGKGKWPNNKVQVKGHSSDVITDLTIDWLNNRTSDKPFFLMHHYKAPHDMFENAPRYDGYLADITIPEPDNLYDRKNFGSIASRGENDAMISELGTSVSKRNPRRNMGIHMDVDQSLSEHDYTAESYQRYLKRYLRTVKGVDDNLARLFDHLKATGQWENTVIIYTGDQGMMLGEHDFIDKRWMYEGSLRMPFIVYHPGKPDAPKVNDDIINNTDFAPFMLDLAGAETPDKMHGKSFTNVLDNEELEDWRTGSYYRYWMHRAHHDVPAHFGLRTAEHKLIFFYGVHYDIGQAQQNSKKSTKKLARKDGVVPSTVATPVAWEFYDLSADPEENNNAYNDPKYKDVIAQMKAELLEQRQVYSETDEKYPHIQAIIDKHWND; the protein is encoded by the coding sequence ATGAAATCTAAAATAATTATAACAATGAATAAGTTAATGCTTGCATCATCTATGGCTGTGACCCTGGCATCCTGCAGTAGTGCTGAAAATAAACATGCGCAAGAAACGACGACTTATGCTAAGTATACAAAGCCTAACATCTTGTTCATTATGTCTGACGATCATACTCGTCAAGCGATAGGAGCTTATGGTGGCCATTTAGCGCCATTAAACCCTACACCTACGATTGATGCGCTTGCCAAGCAAGGTACGCGTTTTGATAATGTATTTGTTACTAACTCTATCTGTACGCCTTCTCGTGCATCAATTATTACCGGCCAGTATAGTCAAACCAATGGTGCTTTAGATCTTGATGGTAAAATTGGTGCAGAGCAGCAATATTTGCCAACGTTGATGTCTGCTGCGGGTTATGAAACTGCGATGATAGGTAAATGGCATCTTAAAAAAGAGCCTCTTGCATTTGATTATTACAAGGTACTGCCAAATCAAGGTAAATATTTTGACCCTGTATTTCGAGATATTAATGGTAAAGGTAAGTGGCCAAACAACAAAGTTCAGGTAAAAGGACATTCATCTGATGTTATTACCGATTTAACCATTGACTGGTTAAACAATCGTACCAGTGATAAACCTTTCTTCTTGATGCATCACTATAAAGCGCCGCATGATATGTTTGAAAATGCACCGCGCTATGATGGATATTTGGCCGATATTACAATCCCTGAGCCAGATAACTTATACGATCGTAAAAATTTTGGCTCAATCGCGAGTCGTGGTGAAAATGATGCAATGATCAGTGAGTTAGGCACGTCAGTGTCAAAGCGTAACCCTCGTCGAAATATGGGCATTCATATGGACGTTGATCAAAGTTTATCTGAGCATGACTATACAGCAGAGTCTTATCAGCGCTACTTAAAGCGCTACCTCCGTACAGTTAAAGGTGTAGACGATAATTTGGCACGTTTATTTGACCACTTAAAGGCTACTGGCCAATGGGAAAATACGGTAATTATTTATACCGGCGATCAAGGAATGATGTTAGGTGAACACGACTTTATAGATAAACGCTGGATGTATGAAGGCTCGCTACGTATGCCATTTATTGTTTATCATCCAGGAAAGCCTGATGCGCCAAAAGTAAATGACGATATTATCAATAATACTGACTTTGCTCCTTTTATGCTTGATCTTGCTGGCGCTGAAACACCAGATAAAATGCACGGTAAAAGCTTTACCAATGTACTTGATAACGAAGAGCTAGAAGATTGGCGCACAGGTTCATATTACCGCTATTGGATGCATCGCGCCCATCATGACGTACCGGCGCATTTCGGTTTAAGAACAGCAGAGCACAAACTAATATTTTTCTACGGCGTTCATTATGACATTGGACAAGCTCAGCAGAATTCAAAAAAATCTACTAAGAAATTAGCTCGAAAAGATGGTGTTGTACCTTCAACAGTCGCCACTCCCGTTGCATGGGAGTTTTACGACTTAAGCGCAGATCCAGAAGAAAATAATAACGCTTACAATGATCCAAAATACAAGGACGTTATTGCACAGATGAAAGCTGAATTGTTAGAACAACGACAAGTCTATTCTGAAACCGATGAAAAATACCCACACATTCAAGCCATTATCGATAAACATTGGAATGACTAA